In a single window of the Terrirubrum flagellatum genome:
- a CDS encoding class I poly(R)-hydroxyalkanoic acid synthase → MGEKKTQDTEAANDPFRIKTPDFDALASNAAKMVEEGARLQAAYLKPVERGEIPATAADEVQEVVRTLGQVAQSWLSSPEKAIEAQTRFTTGFIDLWARTLRRMGGEQTEPLLKPASGDKRFNDPEWSESPFFDFLKQAYLHAAQWAGEMVREAENVDPHVRHKADFYVKQIASALSPSNYIFTNPELMRETMKEGGANLVRGLQMMAEDVEAGGGQLKIRQSDGAKFEVGVNIAMTPGKVVFRNEIMELLQYSPATESVLKRPLLIVPPWINKFYILDLNPEKSFIKWCVEQGLTVFCISWVNPDERHRDKDFTAYMKEGIFAALKAIKKATGEKKVSAIGYCVGGTLLASTLAYMAAEDDKRIASATFFTTQVDFTYAGDLKVFVDEEQIRKLEERMAMNGYLDGAKMSNSFNMLRPDELIWSYIVGVYLKGKPPLPFDLLYWNSDSTRMPEANHSFYLRNCYLNNNLTRGKMVLDGQKLDLSKVIIPVYNLATREDHIAPAKSAFLGSSFFGGPVTYVMAGSGHIAGVVNPPAKKKYQYWTGAPPKGVFEDWVAQATEHPGSWWPHWLAWLRDQAPETVDADARVPGAGKLKALGDAPGDYVKTKA, encoded by the coding sequence ATGGGGGAGAAAAAGACTCAGGACACAGAAGCGGCGAACGATCCGTTCCGGATCAAGACGCCCGATTTTGACGCCCTCGCAAGCAACGCGGCGAAAATGGTCGAGGAAGGCGCGCGGCTCCAGGCCGCCTATCTCAAGCCGGTGGAGCGTGGCGAAATCCCCGCCACGGCTGCCGACGAGGTGCAGGAGGTCGTCCGCACGCTCGGTCAGGTCGCTCAGAGCTGGCTCTCAAGTCCTGAAAAGGCGATCGAGGCGCAGACCCGCTTCACCACCGGCTTTATCGATCTCTGGGCGCGCACCTTGCGCCGCATGGGCGGCGAACAGACCGAGCCGCTGCTCAAGCCGGCGTCAGGCGACAAGCGCTTCAACGATCCCGAATGGAGCGAGAGCCCGTTCTTCGATTTTCTCAAGCAGGCCTATCTGCACGCCGCCCAATGGGCCGGCGAGATGGTGCGTGAAGCGGAGAATGTCGATCCGCATGTCCGGCACAAGGCCGACTTCTATGTCAAGCAGATCGCGAGCGCGCTTTCGCCGTCCAACTACATCTTCACCAATCCCGAACTGATGCGGGAGACGATGAAGGAGGGCGGCGCCAATCTCGTGCGCGGCCTGCAGATGATGGCCGAGGATGTCGAAGCCGGCGGCGGCCAGTTGAAGATCAGGCAGTCGGACGGCGCGAAATTCGAGGTCGGCGTCAACATTGCGATGACGCCAGGCAAGGTCGTCTTCCGCAACGAGATCATGGAGCTGCTGCAATATTCGCCGGCTACGGAGTCGGTTCTGAAGCGGCCGCTGCTGATCGTTCCGCCCTGGATCAACAAATTCTACATTCTCGATCTCAATCCGGAAAAATCTTTCATCAAATGGTGCGTCGAGCAGGGACTGACCGTCTTCTGCATCTCATGGGTGAATCCCGACGAGCGTCACCGCGATAAGGATTTCACCGCCTATATGAAGGAGGGAATTTTCGCGGCTCTCAAGGCGATCAAGAAAGCGACGGGCGAAAAGAAGGTGTCCGCCATCGGCTATTGCGTCGGCGGCACGCTGCTCGCATCGACGCTCGCCTATATGGCCGCGGAAGACGACAAGCGCATCGCCAGCGCGACGTTCTTCACGACGCAGGTTGATTTCACCTATGCCGGCGATCTCAAGGTGTTCGTCGACGAGGAGCAGATCCGCAAGCTCGAGGAACGCATGGCCATGAACGGCTATCTCGACGGCGCGAAGATGTCGAACTCGTTCAACATGCTGCGGCCCGACGAGTTGATCTGGTCCTACATCGTCGGCGTCTATCTCAAGGGCAAGCCGCCCCTGCCCTTCGACCTGCTCTACTGGAATTCGGATTCGACGCGGATGCCGGAGGCGAACCATTCCTTCTATTTGCGCAACTGCTACCTCAACAACAACCTGACGCGCGGCAAGATGGTTCTCGACGGCCAGAAGCTCGATCTGTCGAAGGTGATCATTCCCGTCTACAACCTCGCAACCCGCGAAGATCATATCGCGCCCGCCAAATCGGCGTTTCTCGGTTCGAGTTTCTTCGGCGGACCCGTGACCTACGTCATGGCGGGGTCCGGCCACATCGCCGGCGTGGTCAATCCGCCCGCAAAGAAAAAGTACCAGTACTGGACGGGCGCGCCGCCGAAAGGCGTTTTCGAAGACTGGGTGGCCCAGGCGACCGAACATCCGGGCTCATGGTGGCCGCATTGGCTCGCCTGGCTGCGCGACCAGGCCCCAGAGACTGTTGACGCAGACGCGCGCGTTCCTGGCGCGGGCAAGCTGAAGGCGTTGGGCGATGCGCCCGGCGACTATGTGAAGACCAAAGCCTGA
- a CDS encoding LL-diaminopimelate aminotransferase — protein MSTEFHRIKRLPPYVFEQVNKIKAQERAKGVDIIDLGMGNPDLPAPRHVIEKLVETAGKPRTDRYSASKGIPGLRRAQAAYYERRFGVKLNPETQVVATLGSKEGFANMAQAITGPGDVVIVPNPSYPIHAFGFLMAGGVIRSAPSAPNEDYFRALERAVVHSIPKPIAIVICYPSNPTAETASLDFYRELVAFAKKHELIVLSDLAYAEVFFDDNDPPPSVLQVPGAFDVTVEFTSMSKTFSMAGWRMGFAVGNDKLLAALARVKSYLDYGAYTPIQVAAAAALNGPEDCIREMRDIYKKRRDALVDSFGRAGWTIPEPKASMFAWAPIPEPFRHLGSLEFSKLLIEKAEVAVAPGIGFGEHGDEYVRIAVVENEQRIRQAARSVKKFFDTAGHTLHNVVQMKRA, from the coding sequence ATGTCCACCGAATTCCACCGCATCAAGCGGCTTCCGCCCTACGTCTTCGAGCAGGTCAACAAGATCAAGGCTCAGGAGCGCGCCAAGGGCGTCGACATCATCGATCTCGGCATGGGCAATCCCGACCTGCCGGCCCCGCGCCATGTGATCGAGAAGCTGGTGGAGACCGCCGGCAAGCCGCGCACCGACCGCTACTCCGCCTCCAAGGGCATTCCCGGCCTGCGCCGCGCCCAGGCCGCCTATTACGAGCGGCGCTTCGGCGTGAAGCTCAATCCGGAGACGCAGGTCGTCGCGACGCTCGGCTCCAAGGAAGGCTTCGCCAACATGGCGCAGGCCATCACCGGCCCGGGCGACGTGGTGATCGTGCCGAACCCGTCCTATCCCATCCACGCCTTCGGTTTCCTGATGGCTGGCGGCGTGATCCGTTCGGCCCCTTCAGCTCCGAATGAGGATTATTTCCGGGCGCTCGAGCGCGCCGTCGTCCACTCAATCCCGAAGCCGATCGCGATCGTGATCTGCTATCCCTCGAACCCGACAGCGGAAACGGCGTCGCTCGATTTTTATCGCGAGCTCGTCGCCTTCGCGAAGAAGCATGAGCTGATCGTGCTCTCCGATCTCGCCTACGCCGAGGTCTTTTTCGACGACAATGATCCGCCGCCTTCGGTGCTGCAGGTTCCCGGCGCGTTCGATGTGACCGTCGAATTCACCTCGATGTCGAAGACCTTCTCCATGGCCGGCTGGCGCATGGGATTTGCGGTTGGCAACGACAAGCTGCTCGCTGCGCTGGCGCGGGTGAAGTCCTATCTCGACTATGGCGCCTATACGCCGATCCAGGTCGCGGCGGCGGCGGCGCTCAACGGCCCCGAGGACTGCATCCGGGAGATGCGCGACATCTACAAGAAGAGGCGCGATGCGCTGGTCGACTCATTCGGCCGCGCCGGCTGGACGATTCCGGAGCCGAAAGCCTCGATGTTCGCCTGGGCGCCGATTCCCGAGCCCTTCCGCCATCTCGGTTCGCTCGAATTCTCGAAGCTTCTGATCGAGAAGGCGGAAGTCGCGGTCGCCCCAGGCATCGGCTTCGGCGAGCATGGGGACGAGTATGTCCGTATCGCCGTCGTCGAGAACGAGCAGCGCATTCGCCAGGCGGCGCGCAGCGTGAAGAAATTCTTCGATACGGCGGGGCACACGCTGCACAATGTCGTGCAGATGAAGCGGGCGTGA
- a CDS encoding transporter substrate-binding domain-containing protein, producing the protein MLKRFAVPLLAAFAALSFGLFAPAKAQTPDEIIKRGKLVVAIDTTTPPYASLDSNNQPVGYDIDVANLIAKRMKVQLEFVTVNSPGRIPALLSNRVDMVISIFSITAERALQVQFSIPYGGQSAVLVAPKSLAVKAPADLKGLKVGVTRGALEDGALTQMNIEGLTILRFDDYPSTMQAMLSGQVDAVGGGDYGEIYMRKSAKGDDFEAKFPLRAAHFGIGTRKGATELNQWLNTFIYEIKNNGELDGISRKWRQGAPLIPLPVF; encoded by the coding sequence ATGTTGAAGCGTTTCGCAGTTCCGCTGTTGGCGGCCTTCGCCGCCTTGTCGTTTGGCCTCTTCGCTCCGGCGAAAGCGCAGACGCCTGACGAGATCATCAAGCGCGGCAAGCTGGTGGTCGCCATCGACACCACGACCCCACCCTATGCGAGCCTCGACTCGAACAATCAGCCTGTCGGCTACGACATCGACGTCGCGAACCTCATCGCCAAGCGCATGAAGGTGCAGCTCGAATTCGTCACCGTGAATTCGCCGGGCCGCATTCCCGCTTTGCTCTCCAACCGCGTCGACATGGTGATCTCGATCTTCTCGATCACCGCCGAGCGCGCGCTGCAGGTGCAGTTCTCGATTCCCTATGGCGGCCAGTCCGCCGTGCTTGTCGCGCCGAAGAGTCTCGCCGTGAAGGCGCCCGCGGACCTGAAGGGATTGAAGGTCGGCGTCACCCGTGGCGCGCTGGAGGACGGCGCTCTCACGCAGATGAATATCGAGGGCCTGACGATCCTGCGCTTTGACGACTATCCCTCGACCATGCAGGCGATGCTGTCAGGCCAGGTCGATGCTGTCGGCGGCGGCGACTATGGCGAGATCTATATGCGCAAGAGCGCCAAGGGTGACGATTTCGAGGCGAAGTTCCCGCTGCGGGCCGCGCATTTCGGCATCGGCACGCGCAAGGGCGCAACCGAGCTCAATCAGTGGCTCAACACCTTCATTTACGAGATCAAGAACAATGGCGAGCTCGACGGCATCTCGCGCAAATGGCGTCAGGGCGCGCCGCTAATCCCGTTGCCGGTGTTTTGA
- a CDS encoding amino acid ABC transporter permease codes for MLREFGPNEVVYLLMATRWTIALSLVAFFGGGLLGLLLAVLRVSPLTPLRLISALFIQLFQATPLLLLLMLLYFGINFFGVRIDAWTAASIGFTLSTAAFLAEIWRGCINSVPKLQWEGARALAFTFPQTLRLIILPQALRIALPPTVGYMVQVVKGTSVAALIGFTELARAGVQMNTITFEPILVFSTVSAIYFALCWPLSLLSRKLERRLHVGHVRVQSM; via the coding sequence ATGCTGCGCGAATTCGGCCCCAACGAAGTCGTCTATCTTCTCATGGCGACGCGCTGGACGATCGCATTGTCGCTTGTCGCCTTCTTCGGCGGCGGATTGCTGGGCCTTCTGCTCGCGGTGTTGCGCGTGTCGCCGCTCACGCCGCTGCGCCTGATCTCCGCGCTCTTCATCCAGCTTTTCCAGGCGACGCCGCTGCTGCTCCTGCTGATGTTGCTCTATTTCGGCATCAATTTCTTCGGCGTTCGCATCGACGCCTGGACGGCCGCAAGCATCGGCTTCACGCTCTCGACCGCAGCCTTTCTCGCCGAGATCTGGCGCGGCTGCATCAATTCCGTGCCGAAGCTGCAATGGGAGGGCGCGCGCGCGCTGGCCTTCACCTTCCCGCAGACGCTTCGCCTGATCATTCTGCCGCAGGCGCTGCGCATCGCGCTGCCGCCCACAGTGGGCTACATGGTGCAGGTGGTGAAGGGCACGTCGGTCGCTGCGCTGATCGGCTTCACCGAGCTTGCGCGCGCCGGCGTGCAGATGAATACGATCACCTTCGAGCCGATCCTTGTCTTCAGCACGGTGTCGGCGATTTATTTCGCGCTGTGCTGGCCGCTGTCGCTCTTGAGCCGCAAGCTGGAGCGCCGGCTGCATGTCGGCCATGTCAGGGTTCAGTCGATGTAG
- a CDS encoding amino acid ABC transporter permease — MNYTFQFGTIASYTPDFAAGAWLTLRLSTMALIFGMIIGCLCAVALTYGAKPIRWAALIYVEFIRNTPFLIQLYFVFFALPSFGLRLPPSSAALLAMSINFGAYATEIVRAGIEAVPYGQIEAGRSLGLRTSQIVRFIVMFPAIKAVYPALTSQFVLLLLGSSVVSAIAAEELTAIANNINSVTFRSFEIYLTATAIYVAMALGFKGLFGALHRIFLAPRG; from the coding sequence GTGAACTACACCTTCCAGTTCGGAACGATCGCGTCCTATACGCCGGACTTCGCCGCGGGCGCATGGCTCACGCTGCGCCTGTCCACGATGGCGCTGATTTTTGGCATGATCATCGGTTGCCTCTGCGCCGTCGCGCTGACCTATGGCGCGAAACCAATTCGCTGGGCAGCGCTCATTTATGTCGAGTTCATCCGCAACACGCCGTTCCTGATCCAGCTTTATTTCGTCTTCTTCGCGTTGCCGAGCTTCGGTCTCAGACTTCCGCCTTCGAGCGCGGCGCTGCTGGCGATGTCGATCAACTTCGGCGCTTACGCCACGGAGATCGTGCGCGCGGGAATCGAAGCGGTGCCTTACGGTCAGATCGAGGCCGGACGTTCGCTTGGCCTGCGCACGTCGCAGATCGTGCGCTTCATCGTGATGTTTCCGGCGATCAAGGCGGTCTATCCCGCCCTCACCAGCCAGTTCGTGCTGCTGCTTTTGGGATCGAGCGTTGTCTCGGCGATCGCGGCGGAAGAGCTGACCGCGATCGCGAACAACATCAATTCGGTGACCTTCCGCAGCTTCGAGATCTATCTCACGGCGACGGCGATCTATGTGGCGATGGCGCTTGGCTTCAAAGGGCTTTTCGGCGCGCTGCATCGCATCTTCCTAGCGCCGAGGGGCTAG